One Malania oleifera isolate guangnan ecotype guangnan chromosome 10, ASM2987363v1, whole genome shotgun sequence genomic region harbors:
- the LOC131166267 gene encoding CMP-sialic acid transporter 1 has translation MKWYFVASFLTILTSSQGILTTLSQSNGTYKYDYATVPFLAEVFKLLVSALLLWRECQKLPLPRMTTDWRSVRLFPIPSIIYLIHNNVQFATLTYVDTSTYQIMGNLKIVTTGILFRLFLRQKLSNLQWMAIVLLAVGTTTSQVKGCGEASCDSLLSAPIQGYMLGILSACLSALAGVYTEFLMKKNNDSLYWQNVQLYTFGAIFNLARLLLDDFRAGFEKGPWWQRIFNGYSITTWMVMINLGSTGLLVSWLMKYADNIVKVYSTSMAMLLTMVLSVFLFNFRPTLQLFLGIIVCMMSLHMYFAPPSMLIDLPSPVKEEPENVIEVSVDRKIDS, from the exons ATGAAGTGGTATTTCGTTGCTTCGTTTCTCACCATCCTTACCAGTTCTCAG GGAATTTTGACAACACTTTCGCAGAGTAATGGGACTTATAAGTATGACTATGCAACTGTTCCTTTTCTTGCTGAAGTTTTTAAG CTTCTAGTGTCTGCTTTACTTCTATGGAGAGAGTGCCAGAAGTTACCTCTTCCAAGGATGACTACAGATTGGAGGAGTGTTCGTTTATTCCCCATTCCTTCTATCATATATTTAATACACAACAATGTTCAATTTGCTACCCTAACATATGTGGACACATCCACCTATCAGATAATGGGCAATCTGAAAATTGTTACCACTGGAATATTATTCAG GCTGTTCTTAAGGCAGAAGCTTTCTAATCTGCAATGGATGGCAATTGTTCTGTTGGCTGTTGGAACAACAACAAGTCAG GTCAAAGGCTGTGGAGAGGCTTCATGTGACTCCCTTCTCTCTGCACCCATTCAAGGATATATGTTGGGGATCTTGTCTGCATGTCTTTCAGCACTAGCCGGCGTATATACAGAGTTCTTAATGAAGAAAAATAATGACAGCTTATACTGGCAGAATGTACAATTGTACAC GTTTGGTGCAATTTTCAACTTGGCGCGacttcttttggatgatttccgTGCTGGATTTGAGAAGGGACCATGGTGGCAGCGTATTTTTAATGGATACAGTATCACTACATGGATGGTGATGATAAACCTTGGATCAACTGGTCTTCTGGTTTCCTGGTTGATGAAGTACGCTGATAATATTGTAAAG GTGTATTCCACATCAATGGCAATGCTACTGACTATGGTTCTATCTGTGTTCCTCTTCAATTTCAGGCCAACATTGCAG CTTTTCTTGGGCATTATTGTCTGCATGATGTCACTGCACATGTATTTTGCTCCTCCAAGCATGCTCATAGATTTGCCTTCGCCAGTAAAAGAAGAGCCAGAGAATGTGATAGAAGTTTCTGTCGACCGCAAAATAGattcttga